CACGCCGGTGGCATCTTCCTTGGCGAGAGCTCGCCGGAGGTTCTCGGCGATTACACGGCTGGCCCGAGTCACGTCATGCCTACTGGACGAACCGCGCGCTTCTCGTCGCCGGTGAACGCATCGGACTTCGTGAAGTACATCTCGCTGATCGGGCTGAACGAGCGCGGGCTTGAGGCATATGGCCCGGCAGCGGCACGGATCGCTCGCGCCGAAGGGCTGACGGCACATGCGGCGGCGGTGGAGCGGCGGCTGGAGCTGATGCAGCCAGAGTAGCGCGGGTAGTGGACAGGTGCGAGGTGGAGGTTGTTTCGTATCGGATTGGCGTGTGTGGCCCTTTGCGCGGTCGCATATTTCCGGATGGGTGTATGCAATACGCCCCTACATTTGGTCTTCCGCGATACTAGATAGTTGTGCCGCAGACTAGTATATTCGGTGCGAGGCACATTGGGTACGTAGGGGCGTATTGCATACGCCCGGCTAGACACGTGAGCGGCACGGGTAGCAGCGATCCGGCGTAGCGGCCACGAGGATTGACGCGACAGCGGCCGGAGGCCAGGATTCTCCCGCCAAGACGCGCAGCGTCTTCTACCCCGGATTACCCAACCGCTGGAGTGCCTGGAACACGCGTTCTTCGATGCTGAGGCCGTCGCGTTCCTGGACGATGTTGAGTGCGCCGCGCGCTTCGGTGAGCGAGTAGCCGAGGGCTTCGAGTGCGGCGAGTGCTTCGCGGTCGGCGGTGTCGAGGGGGCCGCCGCCGGAGGTCGGCAGGACTTCGGGCAGCTTGCGCTTCAAGTGGAAGACGATCTGCTCGGCGGTCTTCTTGCCGATGCCGGGTATACGCGACAGCGTCTTGACGTCTTCGGATGAAATGGCGGTATAGATCGCTGCTGGTTCGTCGAACGACAGGATGTTCAGCGCAACGCGTGGGCCGATACCGGAGACGGCTAGCAACAGCTGAAACAGCTCCAACTCATCCTGCTCGACGAAGCCGTAGAGCGTCAGCGCGTCCTCGCGGACAACGAGGTGGGTGACGAGCGCGACGCGGTCGCCGACGCCTCCGGCAGCGCTGGCGGATCGACCGGAGGTTAGCACCCGGACGAGGAAGCCATGCAGATCCACCACCAGCGCGGACGGCTCGACGGCGGCAATGACGCCACGAATACCTGCGATCATGCCGACACCTCCTCGTCAATCTCGTTCAATCGATAGACACGTTCGGCGTTGGTGCCGAGGATGGCCGGTGCGTCGTTTGGTTCCAGGATGGTGCGCACGCGGCGCAGCAGGCGACCCTGCTTCAGGACAGCGTAGTCGCTGGCGAACAGCACTCGGTCTGAGC
This is a stretch of genomic DNA from Thermomicrobiales bacterium. It encodes these proteins:
- the ruvA gene encoding Holliday junction branch migration protein RuvA, with amino-acid sequence MIAGIRGVIAAVEPSALVVDLHGFLVRVLTSGRSASAAGGVGDRVALVTHLVVREDALTLYGFVEQDELELFQLLLAVSGIGPRVALNILSFDEPAAIYTAISSEDVKTLSRIPGIGKKTAEQIVFHLKRKLPEVLPTSGGGPLDTADREALAALEALGYSLTEARGALNIVQERDGLSIEERVFQALQRLGNPG